A genomic window from Arthrobacter sp. FW305-BF8 includes:
- a CDS encoding DUF3566 domain-containing protein, with translation MSNSDSYPKPSSNGPGGMRQPASAPRVNAPVRPQQSPATPSGPPGQRPAGAAQRPAPAGQGQRPAAPAQRPAAPGQRPQGAPGAQGLVKPAPKAKARRARLLVSKVDPWSVLKMAFLLSVALGIVTVVAAIVLWTVLDLTGIFDQVDSLLGTLAGSESGGFELKKVASLGQVASFATIIAVVNVVLLTALSMLSAVLYNISATLVGGIGVTLTDD, from the coding sequence GTGAGCAATTCCGACTCATATCCCAAGCCGAGCAGTAATGGTCCCGGCGGGATGCGTCAGCCGGCGTCCGCTCCCCGGGTGAATGCCCCGGTGCGTCCCCAGCAGAGCCCGGCCACGCCGTCAGGCCCTCCGGGCCAGCGTCCTGCAGGTGCGGCGCAGCGCCCGGCGCCCGCAGGACAGGGCCAGCGGCCGGCCGCGCCGGCACAGCGCCCGGCAGCCCCCGGACAGCGCCCCCAGGGCGCGCCGGGTGCACAGGGGCTGGTCAAGCCTGCTCCGAAGGCCAAGGCGCGCCGCGCACGGCTTCTGGTCAGCAAGGTTGACCCCTGGTCTGTGCTGAAGATGGCTTTCCTGCTGTCTGTCGCGCTTGGCATCGTCACGGTGGTGGCCGCCATCGTCCTGTGGACAGTGCTGGACCTGACCGGCATTTTCGACCAGGTGGACAGCCTGCTGGGAACGCTCGCCGGTTCTGAGAGCGGCGGCTTCGAACTGAAGAAGGTCGCATCGCTTGGCCAGGTGGCATCCTTCGCGACCATTATTGCCGTCGTGAACGTGGTCCTGCTGACCGCCCTGTCCATGTTGTCGGCCGTGTTGTACAACATCTCGGCGACGCTTGTCGGCGGCATCGGCGTGACCCTCACCGACGACTAA
- a CDS encoding DLW-39 family protein, with product MKKLLVIAAAVAGALLYKKKVQESEARKTVWSESTDKVE from the coding sequence GTGAAGAAGTTGCTGGTCATTGCAGCTGCAGTCGCAGGCGCCCTCCTCTACAAGAAAAAGGTGCAGGAATCCGAAGCCCGGAAAACAGTCTGGAGCGAATCAACCGACAAGGTTGAATAG
- a CDS encoding DMT family transporter gives MNLFLAALGVLGVASSGPLIAATLGATTVTALAIAFWRNAIAAAVMATPTLVREPRQFGRIGRYELRWSLVAAVALALHFACFITSLQLTSVAAATALVCLQSAWIAIIQLFRGVRHRWQVLVGLGIAFGGVVAITGFDMGTSPDALLGDLLAMAGGLLAGIYTLAGGRARQSMTTGTYTALCYGMCAALVAVLAIFTNQPLSGFDAGGWLGILAITVCAQLVGHTAFNHLLATMSPLLVSMIILLEIPGAALLAAAFLNETLPAGTYAGLALILVGLAVVVAGQRNAGKAGRSKPPEERPLAELGAD, from the coding sequence GTGAATCTCTTCCTTGCAGCCTTGGGTGTCCTGGGCGTGGCCTCGTCAGGACCGCTCATTGCCGCAACACTCGGTGCCACCACAGTCACGGCCCTCGCCATCGCCTTCTGGCGCAACGCCATCGCGGCAGCCGTCATGGCCACCCCTACGCTGGTCCGGGAACCGCGCCAGTTTGGCCGCATCGGGCGCTATGAGTTGCGCTGGTCGCTCGTCGCGGCGGTGGCCCTGGCCCTCCACTTCGCCTGCTTCATCACGTCCCTGCAGCTGACCTCCGTGGCCGCCGCTACCGCCCTGGTTTGCCTGCAGTCCGCCTGGATCGCCATCATTCAGCTCTTCCGCGGCGTGCGGCACCGCTGGCAGGTCCTGGTGGGCCTGGGCATTGCCTTCGGCGGCGTCGTGGCCATCACCGGTTTCGACATGGGAACCTCCCCGGACGCCTTGCTGGGCGATCTCCTGGCCATGGCCGGCGGGCTCCTCGCGGGAATCTACACGCTGGCCGGAGGCCGGGCCCGCCAGAGCATGACGACCGGAACGTACACGGCCCTCTGCTACGGCATGTGTGCTGCTCTGGTCGCGGTGCTGGCGATCTTCACCAACCAGCCCCTGTCCGGGTTCGACGCCGGCGGCTGGCTCGGGATTCTGGCCATCACCGTGTGCGCCCAGCTCGTGGGACATACGGCATTCAACCACCTGCTGGCCACCATGAGCCCTCTGCTGGTGTCCATGATCATCCTGCTGGAAATACCGGGAGCGGCCCTGCTGGCTGCCGCGTTCCTGAACGAAACGCTGCCGGCGGGCACCTACGCCGGGCTGGCGCTCATTCTCGTGGGCCTCGCCGTCGTGGTGGCCGGACAAAGGAATGC